Proteins from a single region of Lysinibacillus sp. JNUCC-52:
- the purH gene encoding bifunctional phosphoribosylaminoimidazolecarboxamide formyltransferase/IMP cyclohydrolase has translation MTKRALISVSNKDGILEFAKELVALGYEILSTGGTKKMLQDNDVAVTAVDEVTKFPEILDGRVKTLNPMIHGGLLGKFDDASHQAQMNEHGIEPIEIVCVNLYPFVETISKPNVTWDDAIENIDIGGPTMLRSAAKNHQYVTVIVDSNDYATVLEELKATGATTIETRRKLAAKVFRHTAAYDSYISNHLTEEAFPESLTLTYELKQNLRYGENPHQKAAFYQKRLGSDFSLAYATQLHGKELSYNNIQDGNAALQIVKEFEMPAAVAVKHMNPCGVGTGVTLEEAFDKAYAADSTSIFGGIIALNMEVDAATAEKLSHIFLEIIIAPAFSQEALAILTQKKNIRLLTIPFEQAKKDQFNVVSVEGGLLVQEPDSYGFADADIKVVTDREPTEEEWEALQLGWSVVKHVKSNAIVVTDSHMTLGVGAGQMNRVGAAKIAFEQAGDKAKGASLASDAFFPMSDTVEAAHAAGITAIIQPGGSIKDQDSIDKANEYGIAMVFTGVRHFKH, from the coding sequence GTGACAAAACGTGCATTAATCAGTGTTTCCAATAAAGATGGTATTTTAGAATTTGCAAAAGAATTAGTGGCATTAGGTTATGAAATTTTATCAACTGGTGGTACAAAAAAAATGTTACAGGACAATGATGTCGCAGTAACAGCAGTGGATGAAGTAACAAAATTCCCAGAAATTTTAGATGGTCGTGTGAAAACGTTAAATCCAATGATTCACGGTGGACTATTAGGGAAATTTGATGATGCTTCACATCAAGCACAAATGAACGAGCACGGCATTGAACCAATTGAAATTGTGTGTGTTAATCTTTATCCGTTCGTTGAAACAATTTCAAAGCCTAATGTAACATGGGATGATGCCATCGAAAATATTGATATTGGTGGACCGACTATGCTACGTTCTGCTGCTAAAAACCATCAATACGTAACAGTTATTGTAGATAGCAATGACTATGCAACTGTATTAGAAGAATTGAAAGCAACTGGCGCGACAACGATTGAAACACGTCGTAAGCTAGCGGCAAAAGTTTTCCGTCACACGGCAGCTTATGATTCGTATATTTCGAATCATTTAACTGAAGAAGCATTCCCTGAAAGCTTAACGCTTACTTACGAGTTAAAACAAAATTTACGTTATGGCGAAAATCCTCATCAAAAAGCAGCATTTTATCAAAAACGTCTCGGTTCTGATTTCTCTTTAGCGTACGCAACGCAATTACATGGGAAAGAATTATCATATAATAACATCCAAGATGGGAACGCAGCACTTCAAATCGTAAAAGAGTTCGAAATGCCTGCAGCTGTTGCGGTGAAACATATGAATCCTTGTGGTGTTGGTACAGGCGTAACACTAGAAGAAGCTTTTGACAAAGCATATGCAGCAGATTCTACGTCTATCTTTGGTGGCATTATTGCATTAAATATGGAAGTAGATGCGGCAACAGCAGAAAAGCTAAGTCATATTTTCTTAGAAATTATTATTGCACCTGCTTTCTCTCAAGAAGCATTAGCCATTTTAACACAGAAGAAAAACATTCGTTTATTAACAATTCCATTTGAGCAAGCTAAAAAAGACCAATTTAACGTTGTCTCTGTTGAAGGTGGTTTACTAGTACAAGAGCCAGACAGCTACGGCTTTGCAGACGCTGACATTAAAGTAGTGACAGACAGAGAACCGACTGAGGAAGAATGGGAAGCATTACAGCTTGGATGGTCTGTAGTGAAGCATGTGAAATCCAATGCAATTGTTGTAACGGATTCGCACATGACATTAGGTGTTGGTGCTGGCCAAATGAACCGCGTAGGTGCGGCGAAAATCGCCTTTGAGCAAGCGGGTGATAAGGCGAAAGGTGCATCTCTAGCATCGGATGCATTCTTCCCTATGAGTGATACTGTAGAAGCTGCACACGCGGCAGGTATTACTGCAATAATTCAACCAGGTGGCTCTATTAAAGACCAAGATTCGATCGATAAAGCAAATGAATACGGAATTGCAATGGTATTTACAGGCGTACGTCACTTCAAGCATTAA
- the purD gene encoding phosphoribosylamine--glycine ligase — translation MNVLVIGSGGREHAIAKQFSISPSVEKVFVAPGNDGMRQDVEVVAIDTMDFAGLVQFAKENAIDLTFVGPEQPLAEGIVDFFTQRGLRAFGPTKAAAQIESSKSYAKDIMNKYNIPTAAHATFTEAEEAIHYIQAQGAPIVVKADGLAAGKGVVVAMTEAEAIEAVQDMIGNQRFGESSSRVVIEEFLDGEEFSFMSFVHKGQIYPMVIAQDHKRAYDGDKGPNTGGMGAYSPVPQISQDVVDVAYQTVVEPTIKGMEADGVSFTGILYAGLILTKSGPKVIEFNARFGDPETQVVLPRMQSDFGAFMSALMDEKPFDLQWSNDAMLGVVIAAEGYPGDVVKGNALPNLEALSASHAVYHAGTKLVDEKFVGNGGRVLLVAAKASTLQEAQEKVYAGIATAEWDNFFYRKDIGWRTFK, via the coding sequence ATGAACGTATTAGTTATAGGAAGTGGCGGTCGTGAGCATGCAATTGCCAAACAATTTAGCATTTCTCCGTCCGTCGAGAAAGTATTCGTTGCACCAGGCAATGACGGTATGCGACAAGATGTAGAGGTTGTAGCAATTGATACAATGGACTTTGCAGGTCTTGTACAATTTGCAAAAGAAAATGCAATAGATTTAACATTTGTTGGTCCAGAGCAACCACTGGCAGAAGGCATCGTAGATTTCTTTACTCAACGTGGTCTACGAGCATTTGGTCCGACAAAGGCAGCAGCGCAAATTGAAAGTAGCAAATCATATGCAAAAGATATTATGAATAAATATAATATCCCAACAGCAGCACATGCAACGTTCACAGAAGCGGAAGAAGCAATTCACTATATTCAAGCACAGGGAGCACCAATCGTTGTAAAAGCAGATGGCTTAGCAGCTGGTAAAGGTGTTGTTGTAGCGATGACAGAAGCAGAAGCGATTGAAGCAGTGCAAGATATGATTGGTAATCAACGTTTCGGTGAGTCTTCATCTCGTGTTGTCATTGAAGAATTCCTTGATGGTGAAGAGTTCTCCTTTATGTCCTTTGTCCATAAGGGTCAAATTTATCCAATGGTTATTGCCCAAGATCATAAACGTGCATATGACGGCGATAAAGGACCAAATACAGGGGGAATGGGTGCATATTCACCTGTACCACAAATTTCACAGGATGTAGTTGATGTAGCATATCAAACAGTCGTTGAACCTACTATTAAAGGGATGGAAGCAGATGGGGTATCATTTACGGGTATTTTATATGCAGGTCTTATTTTAACGAAGAGCGGACCTAAAGTAATTGAGTTCAATGCTCGTTTTGGTGACCCAGAAACACAGGTCGTATTACCACGTATGCAATCTGACTTTGGTGCATTTATGAGCGCATTAATGGATGAAAAACCATTTGATTTGCAATGGTCAAACGACGCTATGTTAGGTGTTGTTATTGCTGCTGAAGGCTATCCTGGTGATGTAGTAAAAGGAAATGCTTTACCGAACTTAGAAGCATTATCTGCTTCACATGCAGTCTACCATGCAGGTACGAAGCTAGTAGATGAAAAGTTTGTAGGGAATGGCGGACGAGTTTTACTAGTCGCTGCCAAAGCATCGACATTACAAGAAGCACAAGAAAAGGTTTATGCTGGTATCGCAACAGCTGAATGGGATAACTTCTTCTACCGTAAAGATATCGGCTGGCGTACATTTAAATAA
- a CDS encoding YgaP-like transmembrane domain: protein MMQQANLSDKNAFCRFALGTSMTAFGIAKVSRNPSCMKGRLMIALGAMKMAEGIFKYCPSKAMLSTNVESAMNTSMQSMFSGQNSMSSGQNSMSSEQNPMSSEQINKLMKDFSSAITGNASDMTASFNASDTSTSTQNSSDSKNSTNKAQNPS from the coding sequence ATGATGCAACAAGCTAATCTAAGTGATAAAAATGCCTTTTGCCGCTTTGCCCTTGGGACAAGTATGACGGCATTCGGTATCGCTAAGGTATCTAGAAATCCTAGCTGTATGAAAGGACGACTTATGATTGCATTAGGAGCCATGAAAATGGCTGAAGGTATTTTTAAGTATTGTCCTTCAAAGGCAATGTTGAGCACAAATGTGGAAAGTGCCATGAATACCTCTATGCAAAGTATGTTCAGTGGACAAAATTCTATGTCTTCAGGACAGAATTCTATGTCTTCTGAGCAAAATCCTATGTCTTCTGAACAAATCAATAAGCTAATGAAGGATTTCTCCTCTGCTATTACTGGAAATGCGTCAGATATGACAGCAAGTTTTAATGCTTCTGACACCAGCACATCAACACAAAATTCCTCGGACAGTAAAAATTCTACAAATAAAGCACAAAATCCTTCTTAG
- a CDS encoding adenine deaminase C-terminal domain-containing protein, whose protein sequence is MDPTWRISQLRQHIAVIDGKKSPSIVLKNARYLHSMLKQWVIGNIWILGDRIVYAGERMPPLTEGTEIIDCTHKTIVPGYIEPHVHPFQLYHPQSFADFCGQLGTTTFISDNLSFVLSLENKKAFSILDELKKLPFSFYWWTRFDSQTEMEQEEEIFSNTSILEWLQRDDVLLGGELTGWPKLLHGDDLMLYRMQMAKAHGKKIEGHFPGASERTLARMKLLGADGDHEAMTVEEVERRIMQGFAVTLRHSSIRPDLPNLLKGIVEKQLPIFDHLMMTTDGSTPSFHQDGVMDKCIQVALDAGVAPIDAYQMASYNVARYYNMSNLHGFIATGRFASLNILQDEWHPVPESVLSKGVWLKRDGERVHRFNAIDYKAIPSFNLDFSLTSHDFQFSMPFGIELVNDVITKPYNSLITREGQLASHDESYLMLINRSGNWHVNTMIKGFATNVQGFASSYSNTGDILLIGKNKDDMLKAFEEMKALGGGIVLVEKGEVVASIPLTIGGLLYQGDMEELTVKELALKQALAERGYRLGDAIYTLLFLQSTHLPYIRITPKGIFDVMKNKLLLPAVMR, encoded by the coding sequence ATGGATCCGACATGGAGAATTTCGCAATTGCGTCAACATATAGCTGTTATAGATGGCAAAAAATCGCCTAGTATTGTCTTAAAAAATGCGCGTTATTTACATAGCATGTTAAAGCAATGGGTGATAGGTAATATATGGATTTTGGGAGACCGTATTGTTTATGCGGGGGAAAGAATGCCTCCTTTAACCGAAGGCACAGAAATTATTGATTGTACACATAAAACGATTGTTCCAGGTTATATTGAACCTCATGTTCATCCGTTCCAGTTGTACCATCCACAGTCCTTTGCTGATTTTTGTGGGCAACTAGGTACGACCACTTTTATCTCTGATAATTTAAGTTTTGTATTATCTTTAGAGAACAAGAAAGCGTTTTCAATATTAGATGAGCTAAAGAAATTACCGTTCTCTTTTTATTGGTGGACGCGTTTTGACTCACAGACTGAAATGGAACAGGAAGAAGAGATTTTTTCAAATACGTCTATTTTAGAATGGTTACAACGTGATGATGTACTGTTAGGTGGCGAGCTAACTGGTTGGCCTAAATTGTTGCATGGTGATGATTTAATGCTATATCGCATGCAAATGGCTAAGGCACATGGCAAAAAAATTGAAGGCCATTTCCCTGGTGCTTCAGAACGCACTTTAGCGCGTATGAAATTACTTGGTGCAGATGGCGACCATGAAGCGATGACAGTGGAAGAAGTGGAAAGACGGATTATGCAAGGATTTGCAGTAACGCTTCGTCATTCTTCGATTCGTCCTGATTTACCAAATCTATTAAAAGGAATCGTAGAAAAACAACTACCTATTTTCGACCATTTAATGATGACAACGGATGGCTCAACACCTTCATTCCATCAAGATGGCGTAATGGATAAATGTATTCAAGTCGCTTTAGATGCAGGCGTAGCTCCAATCGATGCCTACCAAATGGCATCATATAATGTAGCGCGTTATTACAATATGTCAAACTTACATGGCTTTATTGCGACTGGTCGCTTTGCCTCTCTAAATATTTTACAAGATGAATGGCATCCAGTTCCAGAAAGTGTACTGTCAAAAGGCGTATGGTTAAAACGTGATGGCGAACGAGTGCATCGCTTTAATGCAATTGATTATAAAGCAATTCCATCATTTAATTTGGATTTTTCACTAACTTCCCACGACTTCCAATTTTCAATGCCTTTTGGAATTGAATTAGTAAACGATGTTATTACCAAGCCTTATAATTCGTTAATCACTAGAGAAGGGCAGCTTGCAAGCCATGATGAAAGTTATTTAATGCTCATTAACCGAAGTGGTAACTGGCATGTTAATACGATGATTAAAGGATTTGCAACAAATGTTCAAGGCTTTGCATCGTCCTATTCAAACACAGGAGATATTTTGCTCATCGGGAAAAATAAAGACGATATGCTTAAAGCGTTTGAAGAGATGAAGGCATTGGGTGGAGGTATTGTCCTTGTAGAAAAAGGAGAAGTAGTAGCATCCATTCCACTTACAATTGGTGGTCTTCTATATCAAGGAGATATGGAGGAGCTTACAGTAAAAGAGCTTGCCTTAAAGCAAGCATTAGCAGAACGAGGCTATCGTTTAGGCGACGCCATTTATACTTTACTGTTTTTACAATCTACGCATTTACCATATATTCGAATTACACCGAAAGGAATTTTCGATGTAATGAAGAATAAATTATTATTACCTGCAGTTATGCGTTAG
- a CDS encoding DUF3048 domain-containing protein — MLKSKKLLVGLAFSALFIGGCSKDASEPEEDISKIEDEPAIEEPVKEETILAPLTGEAVTEEVTQRPIIVTVNNHPAARPQSGLAAADMIYEMLAEGNVTRLLAVYQSELPENIGPVRSARSYFIDMAKGFGAFYVAHGYSPEAKTMLSNNVVDNINGMNYDGTLFKRSNDRVAPHNSYITSENILNGAEKVGASMNYSEKVHQAFYEPDERGKIGVETSQVDIYYGNSNSFHNTYVYDHQTNRYGRQSAGVETKDMLTGEALTVANVLFFEMKHQTIDDVGRQDIDLTSGGNAYVFQNGYLREVKWANIDGLPMAVEETGELVKLVPGKSWVHFVPASPGLQAMVKTQP, encoded by the coding sequence GTGTTGAAATCAAAGAAACTATTAGTTGGCTTAGCATTTAGCGCCTTGTTTATCGGCGGATGTTCTAAAGATGCCTCTGAACCAGAAGAAGATATATCCAAAATAGAGGATGAACCAGCTATTGAGGAGCCTGTGAAGGAAGAGACAATTTTGGCACCATTAACGGGAGAGGCTGTTACAGAAGAAGTGACACAGCGACCAATTATTGTGACTGTTAACAATCATCCTGCAGCTCGACCTCAATCAGGATTGGCAGCGGCAGATATGATTTACGAAATGTTAGCGGAAGGAAATGTTACTCGTTTACTAGCAGTCTATCAAAGCGAATTACCAGAAAATATTGGACCAGTACGAAGTGCACGTTCTTACTTTATTGATATGGCAAAAGGCTTTGGTGCATTTTATGTAGCACACGGCTACAGTCCAGAGGCTAAAACGATGCTAAGCAATAATGTCGTTGATAATATTAATGGTATGAACTATGATGGCACACTATTTAAACGTTCTAATGATCGAGTAGCGCCACATAACTCCTATATAACTTCTGAAAATATATTAAATGGTGCTGAAAAAGTAGGCGCTTCAATGAATTACAGTGAAAAAGTACATCAGGCTTTTTATGAACCCGATGAACGTGGTAAAATAGGCGTTGAAACAAGTCAAGTTGACATTTACTATGGGAATAGTAATTCTTTCCACAACACGTATGTATATGATCATCAAACAAATCGTTATGGACGACAATCGGCAGGCGTAGAAACAAAGGATATGTTGACAGGTGAAGCATTAACAGTTGCAAATGTTTTATTTTTTGAAATGAAGCACCAAACAATTGATGATGTTGGCCGCCAAGATATTGATTTAACCTCTGGTGGAAATGCGTATGTATTTCAAAATGGTTATTTAAGAGAAGTAAAATGGGCTAATATCGATGGATTACCAATGGCTGTCGAAGAGACTGGCGAACTTGTGAAGCTAGTTCCAGGAAAGTCATGGGTTCATTTCGTACCAGCTTCACCAGGGTTACAAGCAATGGTGAAAACGCAGCCTTAA
- a CDS encoding YerC/YecD family TrpR-related protein translates to MQIEKIRGHQTDQLFKAVLELKDIEECYKFFDDLCTISEIQSLAQRFEVAHLLRLKKTYESIKKETGASTATISRVRRCFDYGNDTYDEMLGRLYPDEKPFQAPKE, encoded by the coding sequence ATGCAAATCGAAAAAATTCGAGGGCATCAAACAGATCAGTTATTTAAAGCAGTATTAGAACTGAAAGACATTGAAGAATGCTATAAATTTTTTGATGATTTATGTACGATTAGTGAGATACAATCGCTAGCACAACGATTTGAGGTAGCACATTTATTACGTTTAAAGAAAACCTATGAATCCATTAAAAAGGAGACAGGGGCAAGTACGGCAACGATTTCTCGTGTACGTCGATGCTTTGATTATGGAAATGATACATATGATGAAATGTTAGGTCGTTTGTATCCAGATGAAAAGCCTTTTCAAGCGCCAAAAGAATAG
- a CDS encoding heptaprenylglyceryl phosphate synthase, which translates to MDYLQWRHVFKLDPAKEISDEALEKICESGTDVILVGGTDGVTLDGVLDLLVRVRRFEVPIALEISTIDAVTPGYDYYFIPTVLNSDDPKWIKNLHHEAIKEYGDIMVWDELVAEGYCILNPNCKVAEVTQAKTDLSVDDVVAYARMAENFFKLPVFYLEYSGQYGDIEMVRAVKNELQKTKLFYGGGITSTKQAAEMAQYADTVVVGNIIYEDLKAALATVKAVKNAI; encoded by the coding sequence ATGGATTATTTACAGTGGAGACATGTGTTCAAATTAGATCCAGCAAAGGAAATATCAGATGAAGCATTAGAAAAAATTTGTGAATCTGGAACAGATGTAATTTTAGTAGGCGGAACAGATGGGGTAACATTAGATGGCGTATTAGATTTACTTGTCCGCGTACGCCGTTTTGAAGTGCCGATAGCGCTGGAAATCTCTACGATTGATGCCGTAACGCCAGGCTATGACTATTATTTCATTCCAACAGTATTAAATAGTGATGACCCGAAATGGATTAAAAATTTACACCATGAGGCAATCAAAGAATATGGAGATATTATGGTGTGGGATGAGTTAGTCGCTGAAGGGTATTGTATTTTAAATCCAAATTGTAAAGTTGCAGAAGTAACACAAGCAAAGACAGATTTATCAGTAGATGATGTGGTTGCCTATGCACGCATGGCTGAAAACTTCTTTAAGTTACCTGTATTTTATTTAGAATATAGTGGTCAATATGGTGATATTGAAATGGTACGTGCTGTAAAAAATGAATTGCAAAAAACAAAACTATTTTATGGTGGCGGTATTACTTCTACTAAGCAAGCCGCGGAAATGGCACAGTATGCCGATACTGTCGTTGTAGGGAATATTATTTATGAAGATTTAAAAGCTGCGCTTGCGACTGTTAAGGCAGTTAAAAATGCGATATAA
- the pcrA gene encoding DNA helicase PcrA — protein sequence MEHLTKNLLVGMNPEQEKAVKTTEGPLLIMAGAGSGKTRVLTHRIAYLIIEKEVYPSKILAITFTNKAAREMRERIDGILGNGTGDSMWVSTFHSMCVRILRRNIEQLGISRNFTILDSTDQLSVIKNVLKDENIDPKRFEPRAILNAISSAKNECITADEYAGQINENNPYEKTVARVYKGYEKRLRRNQSLDFDDLIMTTITLFKRVPEVLEFYQNKFQYIHVDEYQDTNKSQYLLVQLLAKKFKNICVVGDSDQSIYRWRGADIGNILSFEKDYPNAKVIMLEQNYRSTKRILQAANDVIQHNTSRYPKELRTENAHGEKIALYKAYNEQEEAQFVVQTIQQLMEKENRSFDDFAILYRTNAQSRVMEEVLVKSNMAYQIVGGTKFYDRKEIKDLLAYLRLIANNDDDLSLARIINEPKRSIGATSFEKMARYAIDQDRSIFDAMNDLVFMGLTGKAAASAEHFYAMIKGFTEMQNYLSVTEIVEQVIEKSGYRAMLQNEKSIEAESRLENIEEFLSVTKSFEERSEDKSLIAFLTDLALIADIDALDKEDASKGNIILMTMHAAKGLEFPVVFIIGMEENIFPHSRSLDDNDEMEEERRLAYVGITRAEERLYLTCAQSRTIFGRSSFNNASRFLREISEDILESISKGGTRPEVPFASSNRSASGYQKRTLGAQQHTQPATARLQATGGDQFGWKAGDKAVHKKWGTGMVVSVKGEGDSTELDIAFPQPIGIKRLLAQFAPIEKA from the coding sequence ATGGAGCATTTAACAAAAAATTTATTAGTAGGAATGAACCCTGAACAAGAAAAAGCAGTGAAAACAACAGAAGGGCCATTACTTATTATGGCAGGTGCTGGTTCGGGAAAAACAAGAGTATTAACGCATCGTATTGCGTATTTAATCATAGAAAAAGAAGTATACCCATCGAAAATTTTAGCCATTACGTTCACGAATAAAGCAGCTCGTGAAATGCGCGAGCGTATAGATGGTATTCTCGGAAATGGAACAGGCGACAGCATGTGGGTATCAACATTTCACTCGATGTGTGTACGCATTTTACGACGCAATATTGAGCAACTTGGTATCTCGCGCAACTTCACGATTTTAGATTCTACAGATCAACTTTCCGTCATAAAGAATGTCTTGAAGGATGAAAATATTGACCCTAAGCGTTTTGAACCGCGTGCAATCTTAAACGCAATTAGTTCAGCAAAAAATGAATGCATAACTGCAGATGAATATGCAGGGCAAATAAATGAAAATAATCCATATGAAAAAACGGTTGCTCGTGTTTATAAAGGATATGAAAAAAGATTACGACGCAATCAATCACTTGATTTTGATGATTTGATAATGACGACGATTACTTTATTTAAGCGAGTACCTGAAGTGCTTGAATTTTATCAAAATAAATTTCAATATATCCACGTTGATGAATACCAAGATACAAATAAATCCCAATACTTACTTGTGCAATTACTTGCGAAGAAATTCAAAAATATTTGCGTAGTAGGGGATTCAGACCAATCCATTTATCGTTGGCGCGGAGCGGATATTGGGAATATCCTGTCTTTTGAAAAGGATTATCCAAATGCAAAGGTTATTATGCTAGAGCAAAATTACCGCTCAACAAAACGCATCCTTCAAGCTGCGAATGACGTCATTCAACATAACACAAGCCGTTACCCAAAAGAGCTGCGCACAGAAAACGCACATGGTGAAAAAATTGCTTTGTACAAGGCTTATAATGAGCAGGAAGAAGCTCAGTTTGTCGTACAAACAATCCAACAGCTGATGGAAAAAGAAAATCGTTCATTCGATGACTTTGCCATTTTGTATCGTACGAATGCACAGTCTCGTGTAATGGAGGAAGTGTTAGTTAAGTCCAATATGGCTTATCAAATTGTCGGTGGTACAAAGTTCTATGACCGCAAAGAAATTAAAGATTTATTAGCTTATTTACGTCTCATTGCGAACAATGATGATGATTTATCACTTGCGCGTATTATTAATGAACCGAAGCGAAGTATTGGTGCTACCTCATTTGAAAAAATGGCGCGCTATGCAATTGATCAGGATCGTTCTATTTTTGATGCGATGAATGATCTCGTGTTTATGGGATTAACAGGGAAAGCTGCTGCTTCAGCAGAACATTTTTATGCAATGATTAAAGGCTTTACTGAAATGCAAAATTACTTGTCCGTTACGGAAATCGTAGAGCAAGTAATAGAGAAATCAGGCTATCGAGCAATGTTACAAAACGAAAAGAGCATTGAAGCGGAAAGTCGTTTAGAAAATATTGAAGAATTTTTATCTGTGACAAAATCATTTGAAGAACGTAGTGAAGATAAGAGCTTAATTGCCTTCTTAACTGATTTAGCGCTAATTGCAGATATTGATGCGCTTGATAAGGAAGATGCATCTAAAGGCAATATCATTTTAATGACGATGCATGCCGCTAAAGGATTAGAGTTCCCTGTTGTATTCATTATTGGTATGGAAGAAAATATTTTCCCGCATTCTCGTTCTTTAGATGATAATGATGAAATGGAAGAGGAAAGGCGCCTTGCTTATGTCGGCATAACGCGAGCAGAGGAACGGTTGTATTTAACATGTGCACAATCTCGAACGATTTTTGGTCGTTCAAGCTTTAACAATGCTTCCCGTTTCTTACGTGAAATTTCAGAGGACATTTTAGAGTCCATCTCCAAAGGTGGTACGAGACCTGAAGTACCGTTTGCATCAAGTAATCGTTCGGCAAGTGGTTATCAAAAACGTACACTTGGCGCGCAACAGCATACACAACCAGCAACAGCACGCCTGCAAGCAACTGGAGGTGACCAGTTTGGTTGGAAAGCTGGAGATAAAGCGGTTCATAAAAAATGGGGAACAGGTATGGTTGTAAGCGTAAAAGGTGAGGGTGATAGTACAGAACTTGATATCGCTTTTCCACAACCAATTGGTATTAAGCGATTATTAGCTCAATTTGCACCTATTGAAAAAGCGTAA